The following coding sequences are from one Fusobacterium simiae window:
- the yihA gene encoding ribosome biogenesis GTP-binding protein YihA/YsxC yields the protein MKIRKADFVKSAVYEKDYPEQLDKTEFAFVGRSNVGKSSLINSLTSRLKLARTSKTPGRTQLINYFLINDEFYIVDLPGYGFAKVPKEMKKQWGQTMERYIASKRKKLVFVLLDIRRVPSDEDIEMLEWLEYNDMDYKIIFTKIDKLSNNERAKQLKAIKTRLVFDNEDVFFHSSLTNKGKDEILNFIEEKLNN from the coding sequence ATGAAGATAAGAAAAGCTGACTTTGTGAAATCAGCAGTATATGAGAAAGATTATCCTGAACAATTAGATAAAACAGAATTTGCTTTTGTTGGGAGGTCTAATGTGGGAAAATCTTCTTTAATAAATAGTTTAACATCAAGATTGAAATTAGCAAGAACAAGTAAAACTCCCGGTAGAACACAGTTAATAAACTATTTTTTAATAAATGATGAGTTCTATATTGTAGATTTACCAGGCTATGGGTTTGCAAAAGTTCCTAAGGAAATGAAAAAACAATGGGGACAAACTATGGAAAGGTATATTGCAAGTAAAAGAAAAAAATTAGTTTTTGTTTTACTTGATATAAGAAGAGTTCCTAGTGATGAAGATATAGAAATGCTTGAATGGCTTGAATACAATGATATGGATTACAAAATTATATTTACAAAGATAGATAAATTATCAAATAATGAGAGAGCTAAACAATTAAAGGCAATTAAAACTAGACTTGTTTTTGATAATGAAGATGTATTCTTCCATTCATCTTTAACAAATAAAGGTAAAGATGAAATTCTTAACTTTATAGAGGAAAAATTAAATAATTAA